One Miscanthus floridulus cultivar M001 chromosome 11, ASM1932011v1, whole genome shotgun sequence DNA window includes the following coding sequences:
- the LOC136491647 gene encoding syntaxin-52-like, protein MASSSDPWMKEYNEASRLADDISSMIADRGSLPQSGPEIMRHTSAIRRKITILGTRLDSLESLLGRIPPKSITDKEMHKRQDMLSSLKSKAKQMATSFNMSNFANREDLLGQSKKADDMSRVAGLDNQAIVGLQRQIMKEQDEGLEKLEETVLSTKHIALAVNEELTLHTRLIDDLEDHVDITNSRLQRVQKRLAILNKRTKGGCSCMCLLLSVVAIVILAVIVWLLVKYL, encoded by the exons ATGGCATCATCTTCGGACCCATGGATGAAGGAGTACAATGAAGCATCCAGACTTGCTGATGACATCAGTTCCATGATTGCCGATAGAGGGTCTCTTCCACAATCAGGCCCAGAAATTATGCGGCATACTTCAGCCATCCGGAGAAAAATAACTATTCTTGGGACTAGACTGGATAGCTTGGAGTCATTGCTTGGCAGAATTCCTCCAAAGTCAAT CACTGACAAGGAGATGCATAAGCGCCAAGACATGCTTTCCAGTTTGAAGTCTAAAGCAAAGCAGATGGCGACAAGTTTCAACATGTCAAACTTTGCTAACAG GGAGGATCTGCTTGGTCAGAGTAAAAAGGCAGATGACATGAGCAGAGTTGCTGGGTTAGATAACCAAGCAATTGTTGGCCTTCAGAGGCAAATTATGAAAG AGCAAGATGAGGGTCTTGAGAAGCTGGAAGAGACAGTGCTGAGCACAAAGCATATTGCATTAGCAGTCAATGAAGAACTCACCCTGCACACAAGATTGATA GATGACCTTGAAGATCATGTTGATATTACAAATTCACGTCTTCAG CGTGTGCAAAAGAGGCTTGCAATTCTGAACAAGCGCACCAAAGGGGGCTGCTCATGCATGTGCCTGCTTCTATCTGTCGTCGCCATCGTGATTCTTGCGGTCATTGTTTGGCTTCTCGTCAAGTATCTGTAA
- the LOC136491644 gene encoding uncharacterized protein isoform X1, producing the protein MTATASCCSSPVAWAWPRTAPASASAAALRVGRCPAVAVAVAAPDAAFHPDVSRAAESLQAEFRAVDRAIALNSSRVAAAFRRARVAPHHFGGSTGYGHDDGGGREALDSVFADIVGAEAAIVRPQVPPPHTTLTGFLSFLMNQLIDHCSTGAQFFSGTHAIACALFALLRPGHELLAVAGPPYDTLEEVIGIRGSSNVGSLKDFGVAYREVPLAADGGLDWDALACSIRPETGCAFIQRSCGYSWRKSFSVADIHRAIDLIKMQNPNCMVMVDNCYGEFVETSEPAMVGADLIAGSLIKNPGGTIAPCGGYVAGKKHLVEAAAARLSAPGLGVEFGSTPGHVMRALFQGLFLAPQTVGEAVKGGLLIAEVMSAKGYRVQPLPRVPRRDIVQAVELGSRERLVAFCEVVQQTCPVGSFIKPTAGETPGYASEVIFADGTFIDGSTSELSCDGPLRDPYAVFCQGGTHWTQWALVLSDVLTVI; encoded by the exons ATGACGGCCACcgccagctgctgctccagccCCGTCGCGTGGGCGTGGCCTCGCACCGCCCCCGCAAGCGCGAGCGCGGCCGCCCTGCGCGTGGGCCGGTGTCCCGCGgtcgcggtggcggtggcggcgcccgACGCGGCGTTCCATCCGGACGTGTCCCGCGCGGCGGAGTCGCTGCAGGCGGAGTTCCGCGCCGTGGACCGCGCCATCGCCCTCAACTCCTCCCGCGTCGCCGCCGCCTTCCGCCGCGCGCGCGTCGCCCCGCAC CATTTTGGCGGGTCCACGGGGTACGGCCACGACGACGGTGGCGGGCGGGAGGCGCTGGACTCCGTCTTCGCCGACATCGTTGGAGCGGAGGCTGCCATTGTGCGCCCCCAGGTTCCACCTCCACACACAACTTTAACTGGGTTCCTCTCCTTTCTGATGAATCAACTAATTGACCACTGTTCCACTGGTGCCCAGTTTTTCTCCGGTACCCACGCCATTGCCTGTGCGCTGTTTGCGCTTCTGAGGCCTGGGCATGAG CTCCTGGCAGTCGCTGGGCCTCCGTACGACACCTTAGAGGAGGTGATTGGGATCAGGGGGTCGTCCAATGTAGGGTCACTCAAGGATTTCGGAGTGGCGTACCGAGAAGTTCCC CTTGCAGCAGACGGTGGCCTTGATTGGGATGCTCTTGCTTGCTCCATCAGGCCGGAAACTGGATGTGCCTTCATACAGAGATCTTGTGGGTATTCGTGGCGCAAGAGCTTCAGCGTAGCAGATATTCACAGAGCTATAGATTTGATCAAG ATGCAAAATCCAAACTGCATGGTGATGGTTGACAATTGCTATGGTGAATTTGTTGAGACATCAGAACCTGCAATGGTG GGAGCAGACTTGATTGCTGGCAGTTTGATAAAGAATCCAGGTGGAACTATTGCGCCTTGTGGTGGTTATGTTGCTGGGAAGAAACATTTAGTTGAAGCAGCTGCAGCTCGTCTATCTGCACCTGGGCTTGGGGTGGAATTTGGGTCAACACCTGGCCATGTTATGCGTGCATTGTTTCAAGGCTTGTTTCTTGCTCCACAAACGGTTGGAGAAGCAGTAAAA GGAGGTTTGCTAATTGCAGAAGTCATGTCAGCCAAGGGGTACAGAGTTCAACCACTTCCGAGGGTTCCTCGCCGTGACATTGTGCAG GCAGTGGAGCTTGGCAGCAGGGAAAGACTCGTAGCATTCTGTGAAGTAGTGCAACAAACTTGTCCAGTAGGATCTTTCATCAAACCAACTGCTGGGGAAACCCCTGGCTATGCTTCAGAG GTCATTTTTGCTGACGGGACATTCATAGATGGAAGCACAAGTGAACTATCATGTGATGGGCCCTTGAGAGATCCATATGCTGTCTTCTGCCAG GGAGGAACACATTGGACACAGTGGGCACTTGTCCTCAGTGATGTTCTGACGGTCATATAA
- the LOC136491644 gene encoding uncharacterized protein isoform X2, whose protein sequence is MTATASCCSSPVAWAWPRTAPASASAAALRVGRCPAVAVAVAAPDAAFHPDVSRAAESLQAEFRAVDRAIALNSSRVAAAFRRARVAPHHFGGSTGYGHDDGGGREALDSVFADIVGAEAAIVRPQFFSGTHAIACALFALLRPGHELLAVAGPPYDTLEEVIGIRGSSNVGSLKDFGVAYREVPLAADGGLDWDALACSIRPETGCAFIQRSCGYSWRKSFSVADIHRAIDLIKMQNPNCMVMVDNCYGEFVETSEPAMVGADLIAGSLIKNPGGTIAPCGGYVAGKKHLVEAAAARLSAPGLGVEFGSTPGHVMRALFQGLFLAPQTVGEAVKGGLLIAEVMSAKGYRVQPLPRVPRRDIVQAVELGSRERLVAFCEVVQQTCPVGSFIKPTAGETPGYASEVIFADGTFIDGSTSELSCDGPLRDPYAVFCQGGTHWTQWALVLSDVLTVI, encoded by the exons ATGACGGCCACcgccagctgctgctccagccCCGTCGCGTGGGCGTGGCCTCGCACCGCCCCCGCAAGCGCGAGCGCGGCCGCCCTGCGCGTGGGCCGGTGTCCCGCGgtcgcggtggcggtggcggcgcccgACGCGGCGTTCCATCCGGACGTGTCCCGCGCGGCGGAGTCGCTGCAGGCGGAGTTCCGCGCCGTGGACCGCGCCATCGCCCTCAACTCCTCCCGCGTCGCCGCCGCCTTCCGCCGCGCGCGCGTCGCCCCGCAC CATTTTGGCGGGTCCACGGGGTACGGCCACGACGACGGTGGCGGGCGGGAGGCGCTGGACTCCGTCTTCGCCGACATCGTTGGAGCGGAGGCTGCCATTGTGCGCCCCCAG TTTTTCTCCGGTACCCACGCCATTGCCTGTGCGCTGTTTGCGCTTCTGAGGCCTGGGCATGAG CTCCTGGCAGTCGCTGGGCCTCCGTACGACACCTTAGAGGAGGTGATTGGGATCAGGGGGTCGTCCAATGTAGGGTCACTCAAGGATTTCGGAGTGGCGTACCGAGAAGTTCCC CTTGCAGCAGACGGTGGCCTTGATTGGGATGCTCTTGCTTGCTCCATCAGGCCGGAAACTGGATGTGCCTTCATACAGAGATCTTGTGGGTATTCGTGGCGCAAGAGCTTCAGCGTAGCAGATATTCACAGAGCTATAGATTTGATCAAG ATGCAAAATCCAAACTGCATGGTGATGGTTGACAATTGCTATGGTGAATTTGTTGAGACATCAGAACCTGCAATGGTG GGAGCAGACTTGATTGCTGGCAGTTTGATAAAGAATCCAGGTGGAACTATTGCGCCTTGTGGTGGTTATGTTGCTGGGAAGAAACATTTAGTTGAAGCAGCTGCAGCTCGTCTATCTGCACCTGGGCTTGGGGTGGAATTTGGGTCAACACCTGGCCATGTTATGCGTGCATTGTTTCAAGGCTTGTTTCTTGCTCCACAAACGGTTGGAGAAGCAGTAAAA GGAGGTTTGCTAATTGCAGAAGTCATGTCAGCCAAGGGGTACAGAGTTCAACCACTTCCGAGGGTTCCTCGCCGTGACATTGTGCAG GCAGTGGAGCTTGGCAGCAGGGAAAGACTCGTAGCATTCTGTGAAGTAGTGCAACAAACTTGTCCAGTAGGATCTTTCATCAAACCAACTGCTGGGGAAACCCCTGGCTATGCTTCAGAG GTCATTTTTGCTGACGGGACATTCATAGATGGAAGCACAAGTGAACTATCATGTGATGGGCCCTTGAGAGATCCATATGCTGTCTTCTGCCAG GGAGGAACACATTGGACACAGTGGGCACTTGTCCTCAGTGATGTTCTGACGGTCATATAA
- the LOC136493794 gene encoding endonuclease 1, whose product MATVSLLRAAALGLVVLSSALPAARSWSKEGHMLTCQIAQDLLEPDAAHAVRNLLPDDVGGDLSALCVWPDQVRHWYKYSWTGPLHFIDTPDKACSFDYSRDCHGPDGAKDMCVAGAIANFTSQLLHYKHGSADRRYNLTEALLFLSHFMGDVHQPMHVGFTSDQGGNSIELRWFRHKSNLHHVWDREIIQTALADFYGKDMDAFGKQLEHNLTKGTWSDDVSAWTDCEDLSSCPTKYATESIGLACKWAYSGVREGETLSDDYFNSRLPIVSRRIAQGGVRLAMFLNRIFGAHNRDVPPPS is encoded by the exons ATGGCCACCGTCTCGCTCCTGCGAGCCGCGGCGCTCGGGCTGGTGGTTCTCTCGTCGGCGCTGCCGGCGGCGCGGTCGTGGAGCAAAGAGGGTCACATGCTCACATGCCAAATCGCACAG GATCTGCTGGAGCCTGACGCGGCGCACGCCGTGAGGAACCTGCTCCCGGACGATGTGGGCGGCGACCTGTCGGCGCTGTGCGTGTGGCCGGACCAGGTCAGGCACTGGTACAAGTACAGCTGGACAGGCCCGCTCCACTTCATCGACACCCCTGACAAGGCCTGCAGCTTCGACTACTCGA GGGACTGCCACGGCCCCGACGGCGCCAAGGACATGTGCGTCGCCGGCGCCATCGCCAATTTCACGTCCCAGCTGCTGCACTACAAGCACGGCAGCGCCGACCGGAGAT ACAACCTGACTGAAGCCCTTCTGTTCCTGTCACACTTCATGGGAGATGTTCATCAG CCGATGCATGTTGGATTCACCAGCGACCAAGGCGGCAATTCCATAGAGCTGCGCTGGTTCCGGCACAAATCCAACCTCCATCAC GTGTGGGACAGGGAGATCATACAGACTGCTCTCGCCGATTTCTACGGCAAGGACATGGACGCCTTCGGCAAGCAACTCGAGCACAACCTCACCAAG GGTACCTGGTCTGACGATGTGTCGGCTTGGACAGACTGCGAAGACCTCTCGTCTTGCCCTACCAA GTACGCGACCGAGAGCATAGGCCTGGCGTGCAAGTGGGCGTACAGCGGCGTCCGTGAAGGGGAAACACTGTCCG ACGACTACTTCAACTCGAGGCTCCCGATCGTGTCGCGGCGGATCGCGCAGGGCGGGGTGCGGCTGGCCATGTTCCTCAACAGGATCTTCGGCGCGCACAACCGCGACGTGCCGCCGCCGTCTTGA